Proteins encoded within one genomic window of Vespula vulgaris chromosome 16, iyVesVulg1.1, whole genome shotgun sequence:
- the LOC127069728 gene encoding probable G-protein coupled receptor CG31760 isoform X5 — MGKSWLLALFPATMTTMTTMTMMAYVTMAGAGTTSTPSFFTTTTTTTKTTTTTTTTTTTITTVMDSKFEKKKPDIEEALDVIEAASSGSLGEECASTAGFKSLPAGASLDPRRYDTARQKTDMTAMMLQNLGPSGVARHNGLLDVLAKSLLLSVNDAVEARVIALNASTGTVINAVWLKRSPGSVGEPIEVEGHALQAGSRPDPGLPWFENAGASSGLRSPKFMQSPPIESYRGWWTIPYFSCKTRQWLISYSVNVRPPDSRHGVREFLSMDIDISGLEVNQCNASPYGDSASSSNQIASFRGTHKCQDDTTQCEYHSPNGKINEHGVGAGWAKGAYVCKCRQGFYGTNLQRTGFDGILVEAAWKEMQENISDSYVKTFRCLRCAPGCAKCKGPEPCLATYRWPFRITLLAFSIFCVFGTVVLVAYMYQHRKLKVFKVASPIFLSITLLGCAIMYLEMAAIFPVLDMYSCIATKWTRHLGFCISYTALLMKTWRVSLTYRVKSAHKVKLTDKQLLQWMVPILLVMLIYLGTWTLSAPPYAEVIADNYGLKFYQCSFNWWDHSLAIGTLSAVSFQGEILFLAWGIKVCYNVRNAESLFNEARLISYAIYNIAAVNIVMISIHLFIFPHAGPDIKYSLGFLRTQLSTSVTIFLVFGPKVIRVLRGQGDQWDSRARARGVTASFSLNGIGLVPEETTDLYQENEELKVLI; from the exons ATGGGCAAGTCCTGGCTCTTGGCTCTATTTCCtgcgacgatgacgacgatgacgacgatgacgatgatggcATACGTCACGATGGCGGGAGCTGGTACAACCTCGACGCCGTCGTTttttacgacgacgacgacgacgacgaagacgacgacgaccaccaccaccaccaccaccaccattaccaccGTCATGGACagtaaattcgaaaaaaaaaaa CCGGATATAGAGGAAGCTCTGGACGTGATCGAGGCAGCATCCAGCGGATCGTTGGGGGAAGAGTGCGCGAGTACGGCAGGTTTCAAGTCGCTGCCAGCCGGCGCGTCTCTCGATCCACGTCGTTACGACACGGCACGTCAGAAAACGGATATGACGGCCATGATGCTTCAAAACCTCGGCCCTTCCGGTGTTGCACGACACAACG GTCTTTTGGACGTCTTGGCGAAGTCCTTGCTCCTTTCGGTGAACGACGCTGTGGAGGCAAGAGTGATCGCATTGAACGCATCTACCGGGACGGTGATAAACGCCGTGTGGCTCAAGAGGAGTCCCGGAAGCGTGGGCGAACCGATCGAGGTCGAAGGCCACGCTCTGCAGGCAGGATCCAGGCCGGATCCGGGTCTACCCTGGTTCGAAAATGCTGGTGCTAGCTCGGGATTAAG GTCACCGAAGTTCATGCAGTCACCGCCGATTGAATCCTACAGGGGTTGGTGGACCATCCCGTATTTCTCCTGCAAGACTCGCCAATGGCTCATCTCGTACAGCGTCAACGTGCGCCCCCCGGATTCTCGACACGG TGTGCGAGAATTTTTGAGCATGGATATTGATATCAGCGGCTTGGAGGTGAATCAATGCAATGCATCCCCCTATGGCGATAGCGCATCGTCGAGTAATCAAATAGCATCCTTTAGAGGCACCCACAAGTGTCAGGACGATACAACGCAG tGCGAGTATCACAGTCCGAACGGTAAGATCAACGAGCACGGAGTCGGAGCTGGATGGGCGAAGGGCGCTTACGTTTGCAAGTGTCGACAGGGTTTCTACGGCACGAATCTCCAACGGACTGGCTTCGATGGGATTCTCGTTGAAG CGGCATGGAAGGAGATGCAAGAAAATATAAGCGACTCTTACGTCAAAACGTTTCGATGTTTACGCTGCGCACCGGGATGTGCCAAGTGCAAAGGACCGGAGCCTTGCTTGGCTACTTACCGTTGGCCCTTTAG GATCACGCTGCTGGCATTCTCCATATTTTGCGTCTTCGGCACCGTCGTCCTCGTGGCCTACATGTACCAACACCGTAAGCTAAAAGTATTCAAAGTCGCCTCGCCTATATTCCTGTCCATCACGCTTCTGGGTTGCGCCATAATGTATCTCGAG ATGGCAGCCATATTCCCGGTGCTCGACATGTACTCGTGCATAGCCACGAAGTGGACGAGGCATCTCGGCTTCTGCATTTCTTACACCGCTCTGCTGATGAAGACTTGGAG AGTATCGCTGACTTATCGCGTTAAGAGCGCCCACAAGGTCAAACTGACGGACAAGCAATTGTTACAATGGATGGTACCGATATTACTGGTCATGTTAATATACCTTGGTACATGGACGCTCAGTGCGCCACCGTACGCGGAAGTGATCGCCGATAATTACGGTCTGAAATTTTATCAATGCTCTTTCAATTGGTGGGACCATAGTCTAGCCATTG GAACTCTATCGGCCGTTTCGTTTCAAGGAGAGATTCTATTTCTCGCCTGGGGCATAAAAGTCTGTTACAACGTTCGAAACGCCGAGAGTCTCTTCAACGAGGCACGGCTGATAAGCTACGCCATATATAACATAGCCGCCGTTAACATCGTCATGATCTCCATCCA CCTCTTCATCTTCCCGCACGCCGGACCGGACATCAAGTACTCGCTGGGTTTCCTTCGTACTCAGTTGTCGACGTCCGTCACCATTTTTCTCGTATTCGGACCCAAG gtgATTCGGGTCCTTCGAGGACAAGGCGATCAATGGGACAGCCGGGCGCGAGCTCGAGGCGTCACCGCGAGTTTCTCGCTAAACGGAATCGGCTTGGTGCCCGAAGAAACGACCGATCTCTATCAGGAGAACGAGGAACTGAAGGTCCTGATTTGA